The Paenibacillus sp. FSL R7-0204 genome includes a region encoding these proteins:
- a CDS encoding YjcZ family sporulation protein gives MSEEVRGGYGYGGGFTSTGAILVLFILLVIISRSLFV, from the coding sequence ATGAGCGAAGAAGTTAGAGGCGGATACGGATACGGCGGCGGGTTCACAAGCACTGGAGCCATTCTGGTTCTCTTTATCCTGCTGGTTATCATCAGCCGTTCACTCTTTGTCTAA